A single genomic interval of Tsukamurella paurometabola harbors:
- a CDS encoding aspartate aminotransferase family protein yields MSGQGPTTSSALWHGFADMGAVQRDGAFVFARGDGAYVFDTEGNRYLDATAGLWFANVGHGRAEVADAVRDQLLKVAHVTGFGDAATDTTVALAERLQGIAPVPDSKVFFTSGGSDSVDSAIKLARRYWQEKGRPEKKLIVGRSNAYHGMHVGGTSLGGIPVNAEGYGGVLFDDTATVAWDDAKELLGLIERVGAEAIAAFVAEPVIGAGGLLPPPEGYLREVRDICREHDVLFIADEVITGFGRIGGAWFASSRFDLQPDLMTTAKGLTSGYVPMGALFVAPHVAEPFFAGGVWWRHGYTYGGHAAAAAASMAVLDIMERENLVAEALRIQDSLLRELAPLADHPKVKDVRGGVGAVAGVQLHEAAEAMAMVKKLRAQGVSGRAAGLGTLQYSPALITTDEQVAEIAAATRRALDA; encoded by the coding sequence ATGAGCGGACAGGGACCCACGACCTCATCGGCACTCTGGCACGGATTCGCGGACATGGGCGCCGTACAGCGCGACGGTGCCTTCGTCTTCGCGCGCGGTGACGGCGCGTACGTCTTCGACACCGAGGGCAACCGCTATCTCGACGCGACCGCGGGCCTGTGGTTCGCCAACGTCGGCCACGGCCGGGCCGAGGTCGCCGACGCGGTCCGCGACCAGCTGCTCAAGGTCGCGCACGTGACCGGTTTCGGTGACGCCGCGACCGATACGACGGTGGCCCTCGCCGAGCGGCTGCAGGGCATCGCCCCGGTGCCGGACAGCAAGGTCTTCTTCACCTCCGGCGGTTCGGACTCCGTGGACTCGGCGATCAAGCTGGCCCGTCGCTACTGGCAGGAGAAAGGGCGGCCGGAGAAGAAGCTCATCGTCGGCCGCTCGAACGCCTACCACGGCATGCATGTCGGCGGCACGAGCCTGGGCGGCATCCCGGTCAACGCCGAGGGCTACGGCGGCGTGCTGTTCGACGACACCGCGACGGTCGCGTGGGACGACGCCAAGGAACTGCTCGGCCTCATCGAGCGGGTCGGCGCCGAAGCCATCGCGGCCTTCGTCGCCGAGCCCGTGATCGGTGCCGGCGGCCTGCTGCCCCCGCCGGAGGGGTACCTGCGCGAGGTCCGCGACATCTGCCGCGAGCACGACGTGTTGTTCATCGCCGACGAGGTGATCACCGGCTTCGGACGCATCGGCGGCGCCTGGTTCGCATCGAGCCGGTTCGACCTCCAGCCCGACCTGATGACCACCGCGAAGGGACTCACCAGCGGCTACGTCCCCATGGGCGCACTGTTCGTGGCGCCGCACGTCGCCGAGCCGTTCTTCGCGGGCGGCGTGTGGTGGCGGCACGGCTACACCTACGGCGGGCACGCGGCGGCTGCCGCCGCATCGATGGCGGTGCTCGACATCATGGAACGGGAGAACCTCGTCGCCGAGGCGCTGCGCATCCAGGACTCGCTGCTCCGCGAGCTGGCGCCGCTCGCGGACCACCCGAAGGTCAAGGACGTGCGCGGCGGCGTGGGCGCGGTCGCGGGTGTGCAACTGCACGAGGCCGCGGAGGCCATGGCGATGGTGAAGAAGCTGCGCGCGCAGGGCGTGTCCGGTCGTGCGGCGGGCCTCGGCACGCTGCAGTACTCGCCGGCGCTGATCACCACGGACGAGCAGGTGGCGGAGATCGCGGCGGCGACCCGGCGCGCGCTCGACGCCTGA
- the hrpA gene encoding ATP-dependent RNA helicase HrpA yields MTKQETRTVDAGASGSGAHTPTKRELYAALGTDAAPAVTLRDETRLRGKLKRAKESDVARLARDVAAARERYAERRTAVPAIVYPENLPVSARREEIAKAIAENQVVILAGETGSGKTTQLPKICLELGRGVRGMIGHTQPRRLAARSVAERIAEETKTELGEAVGYAVRFTDRVSPKTSVKLMTDGILLRELTRDRLLRDYDTIIIDEAHERSLNIDFLLGYLRQILPRRPDLKVIVTSATIEPERFAAHFAQPDGTPAPVIEVSGRTYPVEIRYRPLDEMTDDTEPLDQVTGIVHAVDELSREAPGDVLVFLSGEREIRDAAEALQAHVRPGTEILPLYARLSSAEQHRVFAPHTGRRIVLSTNVAETSLTVPGIKYVVDTGTARISRYSVRTKVQRLPIEPISQASAQQRSGRCGRTSDGIAIRLYSEEDFDARPVYTDPEILRTNLASVILSMTALDLGEVSAFPFVQPPDERAVRDGTALLEELGALEVAGGGASGTGAGIRTEGHKRLSAVGRQLADLPVDPRMARMLVAAREFGVLPEVLVIVAGLSIQDVRERPAEHRQAADAQHARFADPTSDFLSYLNLWRHLGDRRAELSSSAFRRECQREFLHYVRIREWQDLHGQLRQICRDLGWKLDSLGRESAPSADLIHQAMLAGLLSHIGLREPDGREFLGARNAKFLVFPGSALAKKPPRFIMAGELVETSRLFARTVAKIEPEWAEKLAGPLAKHHYSEPHWSTKREAVLAKERVALFGVPLVADRTVNFGRIDPAAARDLFIRHALVQGEWRTRHPFFARNRALLDDAEYLEDKARRRDIVVDEDGLFDFYDRRVPEGIVSARHFDSWWKKTSRTDPTLLDFTVDDLLADGAADVTADAYPTSWLQGRIEVPLKYRFEPGAADDGVTARIPVKDLATVRADGFEWLVPAMREELAVALIKSLPKQLRREVVPAPDFAAAALARLTPRAEPLTEGLARELTQLSGTVIRAGDFSPAAIPDHLRVTFTVIGDDGRTLGSGKDLDALKRKLGAAVQQDLSSRAGAYERAPAKQWTAETLGDVPRTIDTEVRGSRVIGFGTLYPAGDAAGVKVVAAETEQTALMGAGLDVLLANVLPGAHKSVLQSVGQRERLALSQSPYATPMDLVADCRRRAITDLRSRAGLAWTPAEFTALTATVRAGLGEAVQKNFADVATAIATATEVRGAIAAAPPALRDAAEDIAEQLDGLLFPGFVAATPDVHLQHLPRYTAGAAARWAALPGSMDRDDRGMATLDRVYAALTATLDSLPEHRRDSALDQVHWQIEELRVSLFAQSLGTAGSVSEKKVLAAIAALA; encoded by the coding sequence ATGACGAAGCAGGAGACGCGCACCGTCGATGCGGGCGCGAGCGGGTCCGGCGCGCACACGCCGACCAAGCGCGAGCTGTACGCGGCCCTCGGCACGGACGCCGCGCCGGCGGTCACGCTCCGGGACGAGACGCGGCTGCGCGGGAAGCTCAAGCGGGCGAAGGAGTCCGACGTGGCGCGGCTCGCGCGCGACGTGGCGGCGGCGCGCGAACGGTACGCGGAGCGGCGGACGGCCGTCCCCGCGATCGTGTATCCCGAGAACCTGCCGGTGAGCGCACGGCGCGAGGAGATCGCGAAGGCCATCGCGGAGAATCAGGTGGTCATCCTGGCCGGCGAGACCGGCTCGGGCAAGACCACCCAGCTGCCGAAGATCTGCCTCGAACTCGGGCGCGGGGTGCGGGGCATGATCGGGCACACCCAGCCGCGGCGGCTCGCCGCGCGCAGCGTGGCCGAGCGGATCGCCGAGGAGACGAAGACCGAACTCGGCGAGGCCGTCGGCTACGCCGTCCGGTTCACCGACCGGGTCTCGCCGAAGACCTCGGTCAAGCTCATGACCGACGGCATCCTGCTCCGCGAACTCACCCGCGACCGGCTGCTGCGCGACTACGACACGATCATCATCGACGAGGCGCACGAGCGCAGCCTCAACATCGACTTCCTCCTCGGCTATCTGCGGCAGATCCTGCCCCGCAGACCCGATCTCAAGGTCATCGTCACCTCCGCGACCATCGAGCCGGAGCGATTCGCCGCGCACTTCGCGCAGCCCGACGGAACGCCCGCACCGGTCATCGAGGTCAGCGGCCGTACCTACCCGGTGGAGATCCGCTACCGGCCGCTCGACGAGATGACCGACGACACCGAACCCCTCGATCAGGTCACGGGCATCGTGCACGCGGTCGACGAGCTCTCCCGCGAGGCTCCCGGCGACGTGCTCGTCTTCCTCTCCGGGGAACGCGAGATCCGCGACGCCGCCGAGGCACTGCAGGCCCACGTCCGCCCGGGCACGGAGATCCTCCCCCTGTACGCCCGACTGTCCTCCGCCGAGCAGCACCGCGTCTTCGCTCCGCACACCGGCCGTCGGATCGTGCTGTCCACCAACGTCGCCGAGACGTCCTTGACGGTGCCCGGCATCAAGTACGTCGTGGACACGGGCACGGCGCGCATCTCCCGCTACTCGGTCCGGACGAAGGTGCAGCGGCTGCCGATCGAACCGATCTCGCAGGCCTCGGCGCAGCAGCGGTCCGGGCGGTGCGGGCGCACGTCGGACGGCATCGCCATCCGTCTGTACTCGGAGGAGGACTTCGACGCGCGGCCCGTCTACACGGACCCGGAGATCCTCCGCACCAACCTCGCCTCCGTGATCCTGTCGATGACGGCGCTCGACCTGGGCGAGGTCTCCGCCTTCCCGTTCGTGCAGCCGCCCGACGAGCGGGCCGTCCGCGACGGCACGGCACTGCTCGAGGAGCTGGGAGCGCTCGAGGTCGCCGGGGGCGGAGCGAGCGGGACCGGTGCCGGCATCCGCACCGAGGGGCACAAGCGGCTCTCGGCCGTCGGCCGCCAGCTCGCGGACCTGCCCGTCGACCCGCGGATGGCACGCATGCTGGTCGCGGCCCGCGAATTCGGGGTACTACCGGAGGTCCTGGTGATCGTCGCCGGCCTCTCGATCCAGGACGTGCGCGAGCGGCCGGCCGAGCACCGTCAGGCCGCGGACGCGCAGCACGCCCGGTTCGCCGATCCCACGTCGGACTTCCTCTCGTACCTCAACCTGTGGCGCCATCTCGGCGATCGCCGGGCCGAGCTCAGCTCCAGCGCCTTCCGCCGCGAATGCCAACGGGAGTTCCTGCATTACGTACGGATCCGCGAATGGCAGGACCTGCACGGCCAGCTCAGGCAGATCTGCCGCGACCTCGGTTGGAAGCTCGACTCCCTGGGGCGGGAATCGGCACCGTCGGCCGACCTGATCCACCAGGCGATGCTCGCGGGCCTGCTGTCGCACATCGGGCTGCGCGAGCCCGACGGGCGGGAGTTCCTGGGCGCCCGCAACGCGAAGTTCCTCGTCTTCCCCGGTTCCGCCCTCGCCAAGAAGCCGCCGCGATTCATCATGGCCGGCGAGCTCGTGGAGACCTCCCGCCTGTTCGCGCGGACGGTCGCGAAGATCGAGCCGGAGTGGGCGGAGAAGCTGGCCGGGCCGCTCGCGAAGCACCACTACTCCGAGCCGCACTGGTCCACCAAGCGGGAGGCCGTGCTGGCGAAGGAGCGGGTAGCGCTGTTCGGCGTGCCGCTGGTGGCCGACCGCACGGTGAACTTCGGCCGGATCGACCCCGCCGCCGCGCGCGACCTCTTCATCCGGCACGCGCTCGTCCAGGGCGAGTGGCGGACCCGGCACCCCTTCTTCGCCCGGAACCGTGCGCTGCTCGACGATGCCGAGTACCTCGAGGACAAGGCGCGCCGCCGCGACATCGTGGTCGACGAGGACGGACTGTTCGACTTCTACGACCGGCGGGTGCCCGAGGGCATCGTCTCGGCGCGGCACTTCGACTCGTGGTGGAAGAAGACCTCGCGCACCGACCCGACCCTCTTGGATTTCACGGTCGACGACCTGCTCGCCGACGGTGCCGCCGACGTCACCGCGGACGCGTACCCCACGTCCTGGCTGCAGGGCCGCATCGAGGTGCCGCTGAAGTACCGTTTCGAGCCGGGCGCCGCCGACGACGGGGTGACGGCCCGGATCCCCGTGAAGGATCTGGCGACGGTCCGCGCGGACGGCTTCGAGTGGCTCGTGCCCGCGATGCGCGAAGAGCTGGCCGTGGCGCTGATCAAGTCGCTGCCCAAGCAGCTGCGCCGCGAGGTGGTCCCCGCACCCGACTTCGCCGCGGCGGCGCTCGCGCGCCTCACACCCCGGGCGGAGCCGCTCACCGAGGGCCTCGCCCGCGAGCTGACGCAGTTGTCCGGCACGGTGATCCGTGCCGGCGACTTCTCTCCCGCCGCGATCCCCGATCACCTGCGGGTGACGTTCACGGTGATCGGCGACGACGGACGCACGCTGGGGTCCGGCAAGGACCTCGACGCGTTGAAGCGGAAGCTCGGCGCCGCGGTGCAGCAGGATCTGTCGAGCCGTGCCGGCGCGTACGAACGTGCACCGGCGAAGCAGTGGACCGCGGAGACTCTGGGGGACGTGCCGCGGACGATCGACACCGAGGTCCGCGGTAGCCGGGTCATCGGATTCGGGACCCTCTACCCCGCCGGAGACGCCGCGGGCGTCAAGGTGGTCGCCGCGGAGACCGAGCAGACCGCCCTGATGGGCGCCGGGCTCGACGTCCTCCTCGCCAACGTCCTTCCCGGTGCGCACAAATCCGTGCTGCAGTCGGTCGGGCAGCGGGAGCGGTTGGCCCTCTCGCAGAGTCCGTACGCGACACCGATGGACCTCGTCGCCGACTGCCGGCGCCGCGCCATCACCGACCTCCGGTCACGCGCAGGGCTCGCGTGGACGCCCGCCGAATTCACTGCGCTGACGGCGACGGTGCGCGCGGGCCTGGGCGAGGCGGTCCAGAAGAACTTCGCGGACGTCGCCACGGCGATCGCCACGGCCACCGAGGTCCGGGGAGCCATCGCCGCAGCGCCACCCGCGCTGCGGGATGCCGCCGAGGACATCGCGGAACAACTCGACGGCCTGCTGTTCCCCGGGTTCGTCGCGGCCACACCGGACGTTCACCTGCAGCACCTACCGCGATACACGGCGGGAGCCGCCGCCCGCTGGGCGGCGCTGCCCGGCTCGATGGACCGCGACGACCGCGGGATGGCGACTCTCGATCGGGTCTACGCCGCGCTCACGGCCACGTTGGACTCGCTGCCCGAACACCGCCGGGACAGCGCGCTCGACCAGGTGCACTGGCAGATCGAAGAGCTCCGCGTGAGCCTGTTCGCACAGTCCCTCGGGACCGCCGGTTCGGTGTCGGAGAAGAAGGTGCTGGCAGCGATCGCCGCTCTGGCCTGA
- the nrdR gene encoding transcriptional regulator NrdR, with the protein MYCPFCKNEDTRVVDSRVFDDGQGIRRRRSCNECGRRFTTVESAVMAVVKRNGVTEPFSREKVVKGVRRACQGRDVAEDDLHKLAQQVEEAIRATGVAEVPANEVGLAILGPLRDLDEVAYLRFASVYQGFSSIEDFEAAIRDLRARAAAADPTDAA; encoded by the coding sequence ATGTACTGCCCGTTCTGCAAGAACGAGGACACCCGGGTGGTCGATTCGCGCGTCTTCGACGACGGGCAGGGCATCCGCCGGCGCCGCTCCTGCAACGAATGCGGACGTCGCTTCACGACCGTCGAGAGTGCGGTGATGGCCGTGGTCAAGCGCAACGGCGTCACCGAGCCGTTCAGCCGGGAGAAGGTCGTCAAGGGCGTGCGGCGCGCATGCCAGGGGCGCGACGTGGCCGAGGACGACCTGCACAAGCTCGCCCAACAGGTCGAGGAGGCCATCCGCGCCACGGGCGTGGCCGAAGTCCCCGCCAATGAGGTCGGGCTCGCCATCCTCGGGCCGCTCCGCGATCTCGACGAGGTGGCGTACCTGCGGTTCGCCTCGGTGTACCAGGGGTTCTCGTCGATCGAGGACTTCGAAGCCGCCATCCGTGATCTGCGTGCCCGCGCGGCTGCCGCGGACCCGACCGACGCCGCCTAG
- a CDS encoding LysM peptidoglycan-binding domain-containing protein translates to MTAIIDRDVITAAQETAGTAQALVRHGSAAADRRGATRARGVSPRLARSRSHEPVAVSIIPSNGAVDRSVRTESTGVRVTGARGSARRAVERPGVRSAVRRAPRGHSRADGCARRTPGPSLAACVLFAVGVFAGLVVLFGGSSSAEPAPTAAQPALTSIVTVRSGQSLEQIAREIAPGRAETAVMAEIAEINGLRDGRVHAGQTLITPRY, encoded by the coding sequence ATGACCGCGATCATCGATCGAGACGTCATCACCGCAGCGCAGGAGACCGCCGGCACGGCTCAGGCGCTCGTGCGGCACGGCTCCGCCGCCGCCGATCGGCGGGGTGCCACGCGTGCCCGCGGCGTCTCGCCGCGGCTCGCGCGGAGTCGTTCGCACGAGCCGGTGGCGGTATCGATCATCCCGTCGAACGGTGCGGTGGACCGGTCTGTTCGAACGGAGTCCACAGGGGTGCGCGTGACCGGAGCGCGCGGGTCGGCCCGGCGCGCTGTCGAACGTCCGGGCGTGCGTTCCGCAGTGCGGCGCGCGCCCCGCGGTCACTCGCGCGCCGACGGCTGCGCACGCCGCACCCCCGGCCCGTCGCTCGCGGCCTGTGTCCTGTTCGCGGTGGGTGTCTTCGCCGGTCTCGTGGTGCTCTTCGGCGGCTCGTCGTCCGCCGAGCCCGCTCCGACCGCGGCGCAGCCCGCTCTGACCTCGATCGTGACGGTGCGCAGCGGGCAGAGCCTGGAGCAGATCGCCCGGGAGATCGCGCCCGGCCGTGCCGAGACCGCCGTCATGGCGGAGATCGCGGAGATCAACGGGCTGCGCGACGGTCGGGTGCACGCCGGCCAGACCCTCATCACGCCGCGGTACTGA
- the lexA gene encoding transcriptional repressor LexA, giving the protein MTDERQVQHRDKRFRDAQGNVSEDHLTRRQKQVLEVIRRSVRDRGYPPSIREIGDEVGLTSTSSVAHQLRTLERLGFLHRDPNRPRAVNVQGAEERTAQVIQKVMEDEERMPEPAFVPVLGRIAAGGPILAEEAVEEIFPLPRELVGEGSLFLLKVVGESMTDAAICDGDWVVVRQQSVAENGDIVAAMLDGEATVKTFRRTGRDVWLMPHNPAFDPIHGNDAVILGKVVTVMRRI; this is encoded by the coding sequence ATGACAGATGAACGACAGGTCCAGCACCGGGACAAGCGCTTCCGCGACGCACAGGGCAACGTCTCCGAGGATCACCTCACCCGTCGCCAGAAGCAGGTACTCGAGGTGATCCGCCGGTCCGTGCGTGATCGCGGGTACCCGCCGAGCATCCGGGAGATCGGCGACGAGGTGGGCCTCACGTCCACCTCGTCCGTCGCACACCAGCTCCGCACCCTGGAGCGACTCGGGTTCCTGCACCGCGACCCGAACCGCCCTCGCGCCGTCAACGTCCAGGGCGCCGAGGAGCGCACGGCGCAGGTGATTCAGAAGGTGATGGAGGACGAGGAGCGGATGCCGGAGCCCGCGTTCGTCCCCGTGCTCGGGCGCATCGCCGCCGGTGGCCCGATCCTGGCGGAGGAGGCGGTCGAGGAGATCTTCCCGCTCCCCCGCGAGCTGGTGGGTGAGGGCTCGCTGTTCCTGCTCAAGGTGGTGGGCGAGTCGATGACCGATGCTGCGATCTGCGACGGCGACTGGGTCGTGGTGCGGCAGCAGTCCGTGGCCGAGAACGGCGACATCGTGGCGGCGATGCTCGACGGCGAGGCCACCGTGAAGACCTTCCGCCGGACCGGGCGCGATGTCTGGCTGATGCCGCACAACCCGGCCTTCGACCCGATCCACGGCAATGACGCGGTCATCCTCGGCAAGGTGGTCACGGTCATGCGCCGGATCTGA
- a CDS encoding DMT family transporter, which produces MRIPPALALSVVVLYAFGYPLGALGIAAMSPFLLLFLRFAISGALMLALVRATGRRLPRGVELGHATVVGLLTQATQFLGCYLGLQAGVPAGVAALIIGVNPAVTTVVARLALRERLTPRRALAATLGLAAVVAACWSTVPALAHAGAGIGFTLLGLVGIAVGGVYHQRFCRGVDPLAGNAVGMAVAAIPAGVLVAVFGATVVRPIQGVVVLVLMVLLSSMTATTLYLRVIGIAGAGGAAMLFAVIPSVSALFAFLLLGEPVQPGAIAGLALGGAACAIASLGGRRTPARDLSVGEPALREGSGVRSGA; this is translated from the coding sequence ATGAGGATTCCGCCCGCGCTCGCGTTGTCCGTCGTCGTGCTCTACGCCTTCGGCTACCCGCTCGGCGCTCTCGGCATCGCCGCCATGAGCCCGTTCCTGCTGCTGTTCCTGCGGTTCGCGATCTCGGGCGCCCTCATGCTCGCCCTCGTGCGGGCGACGGGCCGCCGCCTGCCCCGGGGCGTGGAGCTGGGCCACGCGACCGTGGTCGGGCTCCTGACGCAGGCGACGCAGTTCCTGGGGTGTTACCTGGGACTGCAGGCCGGGGTGCCGGCGGGGGTCGCAGCGCTCATCATCGGCGTGAACCCGGCGGTGACCACGGTGGTGGCGAGGCTCGCGCTCCGCGAGCGACTCACGCCGCGTCGTGCCCTCGCCGCGACGCTCGGACTAGCGGCGGTCGTCGCCGCGTGCTGGTCGACGGTGCCGGCGCTGGCCCACGCCGGGGCGGGGATCGGCTTCACTCTGCTCGGTCTGGTGGGCATCGCCGTGGGCGGGGTGTATCACCAGCGGTTCTGCCGGGGCGTGGACCCGCTGGCGGGGAACGCCGTGGGGATGGCGGTCGCGGCGATCCCGGCGGGCGTCCTGGTGGCGGTCTTCGGCGCGACGGTCGTCCGCCCGATCCAGGGCGTCGTCGTGCTGGTTCTCATGGTGCTGCTCAGTTCGATGACGGCGACCACGTTGTACCTCCGCGTGATCGGCATCGCGGGAGCCGGCGGAGCGGCGATGCTGTTCGCCGTGATCCCGTCGGTCTCCGCCCTGTTCGCCTTCCTCCTGCTCGGCGAGCCGGTGCAGCCGGGCGCCATCGCGGGCCTGGCGCTCGGCGGCGCCGCCTGCGCGATCGCATCCCTCGGCGGACGACGAACGCCGGCCCGCGACCTCTCGGTCGGTGAGCCGGCGCTGCGTGAGGGGAGCGGAGTCAGATCCGGCGCATGA
- a CDS encoding LysR family transcriptional regulator, producing the protein MPEPILDIVPLRSVVAIARCGGVHRAAEALHLTQSTVSAHLRRLEKSSGGTIVEKAGRGIRFTDHGNRLLGHAEAILDAHDAAVHALASPTTRTLSVAATEHGADRLIPELSRGFGSLPGGWTAQFRFDRSAQIAGAVERGLADVAVFLAPRDHPDAVGPIALRWYAAREWERPAEAVPVLLFDDPCVLRAPAADALARTGIDYVVAAEAANLAGLYSAARSGLGVTLLPAIDATDGLVAVDTMPTMPPIALAVTVGARVPGQVRAAVRRAAACLTHEV; encoded by the coding sequence ATGCCCGAGCCGATCCTGGACATCGTGCCGCTGCGCAGCGTGGTCGCGATCGCTCGGTGCGGTGGCGTCCACCGAGCCGCCGAGGCGCTCCACCTCACGCAGTCGACCGTCAGCGCGCACCTGCGCAGGCTCGAGAAGTCCTCCGGGGGCACGATCGTCGAGAAGGCGGGCCGGGGGATCCGGTTCACCGACCACGGCAACCGCCTACTCGGCCACGCGGAGGCGATCCTCGACGCGCACGACGCGGCGGTGCACGCGCTCGCCTCCCCCACGACCCGCACGCTGTCCGTCGCCGCGACCGAGCACGGCGCCGACCGCCTCATCCCGGAGCTCAGTCGCGGTTTCGGCTCGCTCCCCGGGGGCTGGACCGCCCAGTTCCGGTTCGATCGCAGCGCACAGATCGCGGGCGCGGTCGAACGCGGACTGGCGGACGTGGCGGTCTTCCTCGCGCCCCGTGACCATCCGGACGCCGTCGGCCCCATCGCCCTGCGCTGGTACGCCGCGCGGGAGTGGGAACGCCCCGCCGAGGCGGTCCCCGTGCTGCTGTTCGACGATCCCTGCGTCTTGCGCGCACCCGCCGCGGACGCCCTCGCGCGCACCGGGATCGACTACGTCGTCGCCGCCGAGGCCGCGAATCTCGCGGGCCTGTACTCCGCCGCGCGCAGCGGCCTCGGGGTCACGCTGCTGCCCGCGATCGACGCGACCGACGGACTCGTCGCCGTCGACACCATGCCCACCATGCCGCCCATCGCGCTCGCGGTGACCGTCGGTGCGCGCGTACCCGGCCAGGTCCGCGCCGCGGTCCGTCGTGCGGCCGCCTGCCTCACCCACGAGGTCTGA
- a CDS encoding acyl-CoA dehydrogenase family protein codes for MDFTLTDEQTMLRDAVRSYLAGRYPLVESRTAARSAARWQPGVWEAFAPELGILGATLPESVGGTGGGPEEMMVIAEELGRALVVEPYIGTAVVGAALLRGAGGPAAEAVLSAIAEGGARIAFALTEPESGREPWDVGATAVRDGDEYVLAGAKIVVADLPLATHLIVAARTAGGRLDRDGLSLFVLEFDPQAPPAGMSAHYFRTIDDHHTGDLVLADVRVPATALLGAEGGAWEVIERALDDGAAAVCCEAVGIMRCVVADTVEYAKQRRQFGVPIGSFQALQHRMVDMSLELEQAVAASYLAVLNLDAEPRARRRAVSAAKVTIARAARFVGQNAVQLHGGMGMTEELAIGHYFKRLTAIETEFGSATDHLRRYAEVTSA; via the coding sequence ATGGACTTCACACTCACCGACGAACAGACGATGCTGCGCGATGCCGTGCGGTCCTATCTCGCCGGCCGGTACCCGCTGGTCGAGTCGCGGACCGCGGCGCGCTCGGCGGCGCGATGGCAGCCAGGGGTGTGGGAGGCCTTCGCCCCCGAGCTGGGCATCCTCGGCGCGACGCTGCCGGAATCCGTGGGCGGCACGGGCGGCGGCCCCGAGGAGATGATGGTGATCGCCGAGGAGCTCGGCCGCGCGCTCGTCGTCGAGCCGTACATCGGGACCGCGGTCGTGGGGGCGGCGCTGCTGCGCGGCGCCGGCGGCCCCGCCGCGGAGGCGGTGCTGTCGGCGATCGCGGAGGGCGGCGCGCGGATCGCGTTCGCGCTCACCGAGCCCGAGTCCGGACGCGAGCCCTGGGACGTCGGGGCGACGGCCGTGCGTGACGGTGACGAGTACGTACTCGCCGGCGCGAAGATCGTCGTCGCGGACCTGCCGCTGGCGACCCATCTGATCGTCGCCGCCCGGACCGCCGGGGGCCGCCTCGATCGCGACGGACTCTCGCTCTTCGTGCTGGAGTTCGACCCGCAGGCCCCGCCCGCGGGGATGAGCGCGCACTACTTCCGCACGATCGACGACCACCACACGGGCGACCTCGTACTGGCCGACGTGCGTGTGCCCGCGACCGCGCTGCTGGGCGCGGAGGGCGGGGCCTGGGAGGTCATCGAACGCGCCCTCGACGACGGTGCCGCGGCCGTCTGTTGCGAGGCCGTCGGGATCATGCGGTGCGTCGTGGCGGACACGGTGGAGTACGCGAAGCAGCGCCGCCAATTCGGTGTGCCGATCGGCTCCTTCCAGGCGCTGCAGCACCGCATGGTCGACATGTCGCTCGAACTCGAGCAGGCGGTCGCGGCGAGCTACCTCGCGGTCCTCAACCTCGACGCGGAACCTCGGGCGCGGCGCCGTGCGGTGTCCGCCGCCAAGGTCACGATCGCGCGGGCGGCCCGGTTCGTCGGGCAGAACGCGGTCCAGTTGCACGGCGGTATGGGGATGACGGAGGAACTGGCGATCGGTCACTACTTCAAGCGGCTCACCGCCATCGAGACGGAGTTCGGCTCGGCCACCGACCACCTGCGCCGGTACGCGGAGGTCACCTCGGCGTAG